The Hippocampus zosterae strain Florida chromosome 2, ASM2543408v3, whole genome shotgun sequence genome contains the following window.
TCATATTGGCTTTTGGGAGATtgactcagaatcagaatcatctttattggccaggtatgtcgaacacacaaggaatttggcTCTGGTAGAACACGCTGCACttgtatcatcataaacaaggacatggcaAAAAAGTATGGAAGTGAACCGTTGTGCCGTGGTActgtaccacccagtgacaactgtgagacaatgtgcaaagtatcaagcagagctcaagtgatcagtggtagaataaaataggatacagttggtgcagaaacctgcacctctgctgGTTGAAGCCAAGCGGTGCGCTCCTTTTGGCCTCAATTCCTCAAAGACTGAATTCTTAGCAACCGATGAATCCATTAAGCTCATCCCAAAGTGTAGGCGCGCAGCTGATAAAAATATCAGCAAAGGACTCTCCAAGCGCGatggaagagaaagaaagatTCTTCTACAAAACCAATGATGGTGCATATGAACATGCCAAGTTTTCGGAATTGAACGATTTGAGATTATTTGTAGCCAACTAAAATGTGATGAGGTGAACCAATTCATAAATGATCTCAAAGTTTTTCAGCACCATagagcggtccccaacctttccCGAAAAGAAAAATTTTGACGAACAGGCATATTAAGCATCTTTTAGTTGTTAATATGCCTGTTCGTCGAAATGTAAAAGCATCTTTTAGttgttttagttgtttttcAAGTACAACTCACTATTATTGTGAATGTAGTTGTAAATAGTTGGAACCCtgcacttgtttttttggggccgATTTCATCTTGTGTTCCGTAGCATAGCGAGTTGTAAGACATTGTATTCTGCTTTCGCAAAATGAAGCATTTATCTGTTTCACTGTTTCCATTTTACTTTTTCGCTTCAATTGCATTTGATGTTGGACTTGCATACTGCTGGTCGAATTTTTGAGAAAAGTTGGTCGCATAGTTCAGCCGTATGCCATCATGCGAAAGTGTTACGACATAGTGTCATGTGTTGTTTGATATGAATGAACGTTTTCCCCACAGTTCTTGGATGTAACGTTTTGGCAATGGAGAAGGAACTTTATTCTGCTGCACTCGTTCAATGCCATCAGGCCTTCAGTCCCGCTGAAtattgaatgaatattttaagatgAGTGGTGATCCAAATAGCTGAATCAAACGAGGCTGTTCTCATctacacgtttttttttgtggctaaaagaGAAATTTAACTTGGAACACTTTAAGctatatgtaaccaggtgaaccttattTAGAcgtttgtagtgaaggcttccttgtttaacaaatgtagcaccgtcactttaagagccacactagatcaaaatatgcgggaacatatgcagcgtgtgagaatcagaccagtaagggtgacatgcacgtgaaggagggtagtcgctgaactgtgcccactgcttgtcccaacttgatacacccatgatcatcgtcgtaaccctggcgatattcaggtaattggtaactagtttcCCATGACGCATgataggtgttaattttggacagatgattaattagttgaatggtatttgtagagcacaatatcgtggtttggagtttgaaatctaccactagtgagtcgtgtgaatagctgtacagcgtaagtgttcgcagTGTcacaagatgtaaatatgttgttttttttaactgtgaaattatatgaactgtgttatctgttctttagaggggagatcatttgtgtttttctacgtgctttgtacacacccaacacaccggaacatattgAGTAAGTGTgtctgcatctcaaaacattcgTTGTTTTGCGAAAAGACAACGTTCATAACTGCAAAactttcaatattttgtttgaattgCCCAACTTAAAATGCTATCAAAGTTTGTTggcttgaaattttgacttcaCTCAACTTGATTATTTTTTCTATACAGTGCACAACAAGACTTTTGTCACCCTCTTGGGCCAATGAAGATGTATGACACATGTCACTTTGTTGCCCCGACATTTCGCACAAAGCATGACAACCCCGAAAGGCCACTTCTAGCTCCTCTGTAAATTGGCCAGTTGGAAAATGAGATGACAGAAACGTGTGATTAACGGCCAGCCAACTTCAAGGGTTAAACGTCGACGCTGTCGACTTGTTGGTTCAATCCCAATCAAGCTTCTGCTCAAGCAGCTATTAGGAATACTGTACCGACTTATCTATGTTTGAAAAGATGGTGGGACAGTGTGATAAAGGACACAATGACGCTTTTAACTGCACATTATCTGCCCCGCTCATGTAGGCACAGTTTTTATATCTCTCAGCCTTCAAAGCATCAGAGGCATTTCCTTGCAATTAACATGTGGTAAAGTAGGCCCAGCTAAACTGACGGTTCAGGTCAAACAACTGTGCCACTGTGGTCGAGAAAATGCATTTGTGTGCTGATGCTTTCTTTTGTGTTTGGGACTGGCTAATGGGGAGCTAAAGAGCATTAAGTGCGATCCCCATGCCAAGCGGGCATTCGGGGAACTCGGTGTCAGTACTATAGGAAACGTAAAAGATTGAGAAAAAGTACAATTAGGAAAATGACTTTGGATGCACACCGAGACGAGCCAGATGAATCCTTTTTTGATCATCTTAACTGTGGGAATTCTTCATTCAACGTATTCTGGAGCGCAACGCACTGCCAAGTCCCCCGCCTCGCTGCCTCCTTCCTCCCTCATTGAAATTTTGCCAGGCTCACAGACATCGCCCATTCTTGGCATCAAGCTTGGCGAGAAACTGTGAGACCAAAAGAGTGACAGAGGCACATTCTTTTGTAGTCGTCTGGAGACCACTTTGTATTTGTGCCAAGCATTCTTCATGACTGGGAAGACTGGCAGCTATTTCCTTGACTCTACCTCCTTTGATCAGCTGCTGACTGCTTTTTGGGTGTCTCCTGATTTATgagtttatttgtgtgtttacataAATGTGACACACCCAGAACCGAAATAATTTATGtttggctgtgttcacaccacagctccatttttttttttttgcccttatgCGACACGtatctttttttcccatgtcGTAGGGATGGTACAATTTGATTTGTTTCAAATCCAACTTGGGCGTCTTTTGTATGTGGATTTCAATTGGATATGCGTGCAATGCATCTGAGGTATGACCGCTCATCCATACACATCTGACCTACACATCATCAAAAGCGCAGGCATGGAAGAATGGTTGGGAGGGGAGACTACTGACAGTAGTAACTCACCCACGCAGAAGGTTCATTTATTATGCGGGGCAGTGACATGATGTCATCTTTAGGAGACATctccagaaaatgaaaagatcGAGGATGGTCGCCTCatatccccaaaatatttctacttcCTCTCACTTGGCTGCACTAGCAATATGAGGTGATAAAAAGATGAGCTCCTAGAAGCCGGACCATATTTACTTCTGCATAAACATTAATACAGTAAACATTACAATAAACATTTGTACAGATTCCAGTATAATGATAAGTCTTCTAAAATGCGTTCCTCTTCTtttataccatttttttttcatttggatgtgatttttgacatgtccGACCCAGTGTTCTGCTAAATACAAAGTGTTTAAGtgacacaaaatcatttttacatgGTTTTACTGTCCACAACAAGTTATTTGATCAGACATACCATTTTGGTCATTTAAATTCGATTTTCAGAATCATAGTGATCATTTTGCATGTGTCCCTGAGTCTGAAAGGCACCTTTTTGCGATAGCGACTCAGTTGTTTTTGGTCCGTGATGCCAACATGCAACTAACCCAGAagcagagtattcagccatttGAGCCATATTTATCTGTATCATCAATATTAGACTGTCCACTCCAGTCAggggttgttttctttttggccAAACAGAGCTTGCAAATGTGCCATTGGCACCGGTGAAGGGATGGGCACCATGccgaaggccccccccccctccacaccccaCCCTACGCCTGTCTGGTtctcaaatcagacaaaaagagTCTAGGGACGTTAATGATGGGCTGGTCTGGAACCTACGTCAGGCTGTAAGCTCATTTATGCAAGTAACCTACCTCGCGGACATTTCTCgacttgaatttattttttccctttcataTTACCAGCCCGTCCTTGATGTCCGACTGTTTCAACTGAATGAGTTGGCTTCGCCTTGCCGTTTGGCACAAGTACGAGTGTCCATCACTCGACACCGAACAGCATCAGACGACGCCAGaatgggaaaaaatgttttactgcaGACCTAAAATGGCCGGTGTGAAAGTCGCCATTTTGTgtttccttgttttgttttggggggtagAATCCCAGCCCTGTATTCGATCGGAGGCAGCTGGCTGCAGCCATGTTTGcaagtgtgcttgtgtgtgtgtgtgtcgacttTTGTGTGAGAAGCAGCACAGGGATAGCCCGCTGGAATGAGCTCCGTTTttggaaaaatggaaatgtgctcCTGGCATAGAGGCgattcattttttctttctttctctttcgaTCACATGCTCGAGTCACAGGAAGCCAGTGAGTGTGTATTCTGTTTGCCTTTCACACATTTCTCCTGTCAGTGTGCTTATGTCTTTGATATCTTTGAACTACGATTTAAATCAAAGTTACTATTATTCACATTAATATGTCAGGTAATTTAGAAGGAAAGCATGATGGAATTTAGTATTCGGACCTGAATGCATTCAAGCAATTGACAACTCTTATGTGTGTTTCTCTTATAGCATCGCAGGTGTGTGACCTTGATGGCGCCAGCATGTGAGGCAACATGAATGCTGCCCTTGGGCCTGAGGTAGTAGATTGAATAGTTGTGAGGGTTGTGTAGCCTCTTTTTGAGATAACTATACAATCTACTGTCTTTCCCAAGGAGACAGCTTACTCAGCCAATCATCGCCCAAGTGACAACTGCACTGGCCAATCAGAACACATGCACGCAACGTACCTGGACAGTTGTGACCATTTCTGTGTTTGCTCCCAAGTGTTGTATTAGGTTACCGCTTGCCAGGCAGATGTGTATTTGAACTGGGCTTTGTCAAGGTGAGGTAGTAGGTTGTATAGTTTGGTTAGTGGGTCTACACCCTGCTCAGGTGACAACTATACAGTCTATTGCCTTCCTCGAGAAGCTCACAAACAACTGAATAAATACGATACGGTTTCGGGAGCGCTATTGAACTAGAGgacacattttatatttcaaaaatcTCGAGGCGCAGCACCCAacagaaatgtcacaaaatgtatATAATTTAGACTGGATGTGAAGTTGTGCTAGTATACTAAACTCACAAATTTGCTGAATGTGAAATTTGGGCCTGTTTAGTTTCACACAAATCTACTATTTTGTTGGGTGAATGGCAATAGATACAGATTGAATCTGCCCTCTTGTGGAAGCAGATTCAATTGTTTTGCATGTCAATAAACATTTCTGGCATAGATTGATGAGAAAAACATTAATTACAGCGGATGAGGAACAACTGCATGGAAAACCTCTTTACGTCATTGTAGGTTTCATGTGACTAACATGCAGGTTGTAAATGACAATAAAGTCTTTTCAAATGAGTTGACTCGACTTCCAATAAATTCTCaagaaataaattaatgaataaGTTATCTTTATGGGGGGTTGTGTGTAGAATTTTGAGGGAAACAATTTATTTCATGTTAGGATGAAGCTGTTACATTATGAAATGTGAAACTGTAAATCCTTTCTGGCTGTACGTACTAGTATGTCACAAATAATTGCATGAGTCTTGAAAACCTCAATTTATGTAACACTCTGATGATGAGTACGGTATTATACTTTTAATCTTCAAAAAAATCAACCGGTTAACAAGATCTTGAAACCTAGCTATGAAATGTGGGCTTTGTGAATAAATAGCACGAACATTTATATTTAATTGATCTTGCTTAAATGTTTGGACATTCTGTGATTTATCAATTTAACTTATTACAGCAAGAAGGACGAGCAGAAAATCCTTACCTTCTGACAGCTGTTACTGTTTCCCCTGCCCTTTGGTAAACCTAGGTTAGTTAAGGTTAGTTAAACAACCAACAACAGTATTGACAAAGGAGACCGGCTTCACGAGGGGTGTTCATAATGTTAGCCGCAATGTCAGCAAATTCAGTAAACAAAATTTAGCTATCATAACCAAGCAGTTGAATACAATTCAAACTCATTGTTAGATCTTTTATGTATACAGATTTGCCTGTGGTGGCGACTCGATACAGCAGTCTTGGGCGCCCTCCGGTGTAGAAAGTTTGAAGTTGTACTTTGTCCTTGCGTAGCTTGTCAGAACAGAAAAAGATTCAGCAGCCGATATGACAAATACGTCGTGATCAATGCTTTATTCGTGTTGACATGATATCGATaaatttgtgttttaaaatgccaacagccgcaaacaaacaaacaaacaaacaaacaaacaaacaaacaaacaaacaaacaaacaaacaaacaaacaaacaaacaaacaaaatcattctTCGATTTGACAGTAATTTGACATGtggtcatttattttacttCCTACAAGACGAAGGTGAACAGGAAAACCACAtaattcaaattgttttgaaaacttCTGCAATGGTCTTGTGAAGATAATTTTAAAAGACACTGTCATAAATTGTACATTTCTTTAGGAACTTGTCAATGTATAACTTTTGCTGATATTTTATGAACcttgatttcaaaataattgaaagatatttttaaacataacaTTAATCCcttaatgaatttaaaaaacaaataaatgtagtTCGCTCAGTGAcaccgaaaaacaaaacaaaaaacaacaaacaccgttcaattaagtgaagtcaacagtatttatagagcacttaagtgcaatataaacacaaaatggatatattgcacttaattgaacggcgtttgagttttttattcttctttcttctttatacctacattcttgctgctggaggctgtaaatttccccagtgtgggacaaataaaggctatcttatcttatcttatcttatcttatgcttATATTGTAGATGTAGAGTGCACTTTTGTCAGATATTCATGAGTCCAGCGAGTGAGTGCAAGTagctacacaaacacaaacccgCACAATCAATTCCAAAATTATTTAATATAATCATTGTAATTATTAAACGAAGAAGATAATAGccacaaatatttcaaaatttcAGACAAACACACCTATATTACAGAAGCAGAAGAACAGGAAACACAATGATTATCAGGATCGTAGGAGTTTCTACTTACAAAGTAGATATCTGGCGGCAATCTATCAGATTTACATTACATTTCCGCATGTCACAATTTTTGTTGATTCTCGAATACTCAGTATTCATATCTTGCTTTGTGTAGACCTTCCACTCTACATCTTATTGGCATCTCCTTGGAGGCCTCTCAGCGTTTTCTCATCAAACCGATATGTGAGTTTCCGTTTCACTTTTTTGATTTCGCCCGTGCGAGCATAATTCCTCAATGCCCGCGCCATTTTCTGGTAGGTCATTGTCTTGCGGTTCCCTTTTCGGAGCCCCCACATCTCCGCCAGGCACTCTTTGTTTTGGGAGGAGAACTGAAATGTGCCCGAAGAGGACTGGACCCACCAGATGCAGCTTCGCATTGACGGCGTCTGCAGCATCTCGAACAGGAACTGGAACAACCGTTCCTTCCTCTTTCCTGTCAAAGAAGAACGGGATGTTGTTAAATCATGAGGGGACAATGAGTATGACTAAATCAAAGCTTCATACAAAAAACAGAGGGGGTAGAGATTTGCACAAGAGAAGTGTTTGTACCCGAGAATGGAGCAGGAAGCAACGGGTCTTTGTCGGGTCTGCCTCCGCCATTAGAGGTTGGAGAAGGGGCATCGTGATATTCGTGGTACTGCGAGCAACTGGACTGAGAGTCTGAGTCGATACACACAATCGCCTGATCTGAATAGGCAACGTGATCCTAGAGCAAACATGTACAAACACAAGTCAGTGGTGGGTTTCCTTCACCAACAGATCATTGGCAGAATTTACAATATGCATTTACACGAGAACAAAATTACCGCCACCAACAAGTATACTTTTAATCTGGGATGCCCATTAAAAATTGCGATATTGAGGCCATCATCAAAAGATTGATGCTGTCGGGCTGAATCATCATATTTTCTAATATGGTCAACTTCGTTTTTCTTTACAAATATGGAGAGAGTAATGGTCTGCTGACTCAAGATTTGAAAGTGAGTTTGGGAAGATGATGTTATCACTGATCTTAGCTTTTGTTAAGTAATAAAGTCTTTCGTTTTTTAGGGGGGGTGTGAGCGCAGACTGATGTGTCTGTAATTTTCCAATCAATGAAAGCAGGTGATAAACGAGTATCCATTTTGTATCAAATTAAATTTGTCGATTGAAACATGATTCTGGAGAAGTGTTATGTTGATGTTTATGCACCACagcacacgaaaaaaaaaacagttggcaATATTTCAAGGTCACAAACTTCGATGAGATCATAAAATGggcaattcaacaaaatattttaagctttgcaatgtgaaaattgtctttcCCGCATTTTCAGCAAAGAAATAAGAGTTTACATGACCAGTTGTCTCCTTTGTAGTTccccaactaaaaaaaaaatctctctctgtatacctacgtatatatatatatatattagagctgtgaaacgattaaaatatttaatctaattaaaaatgcaactgtcataattaactcaaatgaactaaaaaattaatcgtgattactcacacatttttatcgtttatgaatttcattttacattttttgtcctattttgtctccattttaatgctctcatcaacattgaatcatgaatcagttttctatgtgccaaatgcaaatatttactgaaataacaatttcgattttcaactttacgtgaacaatttttcacttggtgcagttattcacacataatctctcacacaatattactgtccatcaataacggtgaaaaaaatattttgtcacacaacagctgctctaacagctttttttatgaaatcaaaacagagcaatataacattataaagtgcacatctaaggtacactagtactcagcctatagtggatttaaaccatggttgcatacttcgtttttctcaagtttgctttcaacacagcagtctgtttctgtatgtttgttgaagaataacgagacacgggacaccagtgttcattatgtgccactgtattcgaaactgccggccgtacaaacaagcacacgcacttcccccgcgctgcaggggcaaaccattctggaagggtgggaggtcactccccctaacacagtcaggctatgttgattgtgttggtccttcttgcgcggaagtctctctacggttttgtgtagacctcattttgaatgactatacttggttcgatgacaacactggagacgttttactttcgctaggtcgctaccaccgtagcgcactcacgcactgtcgctgtcagacgaacacagagaagctccacccgctctatttatatggacacagaccactgtaaccttccacacaaaatagttccaaacaagtaacaatcgcgtcagtggcatacatcgtatacctgtatgatacagagagagagagaagaacagataactttggtcttgtcagtggagcaatatggcaactatttaaaagtaaactttccattcataaactctaagtatcccttttcggtgtctcgcgctgccgtggctggcaaaacagacatgatagatagatagatagatagatagatagatagatagatagatagatagatagatagatagatagatagatagatagatagatagatagatagatagatagatagatagatagatagatagatagatagatagatagatagatactgtagatagatagatagatagatagatagatagatagatagatagatagatagatagatagatagatagatagatagatagatagatagatagatagatagatagatagatagatagatagatagatagatagatagatagatagatagatagatagatagatagatagatagatagatagatagatagatagatagatagatagatagatagatagatagatagatagatagatagatagatagatagatagatagatagatagatagatagatagatagatagatagatagatagatagatagatcaacTTTAATGATGAGCGTTTGGTAATTTCAGAaagatggtgtttttgttttgtttttttcgtgaAAAGCAGTGGTTTTGGAAATACAAGAATATTTTGTCATggtaaaaaatataaacataaaataaaacctaCTAGGACATTTAGAGCATTCCCACACACCGCAATGCAAtcacttttattcattttgtggcAATGGACAACAGAAGTTACCTCAAGGCACTTTAGTCATTGACCACCTCAAGAACCACACTCCTCATAAATTAGAGATACGAAAGAAAACCAAGTGAACCCGACATGAGCATGCGCTTGGTGATCAacgcaagaaaaaacaaaaacacccttGAAGGAAAAAAGCTGGAACAGAACCCAAACTCGACAGAGTGACCATCTGCCTTAGACGTTGGTTTGAGATGGACAAACAGAAAAGGGACAGAGAATGGaaggagagagaaaacaagATAGAGGGGTTGAGGTGAGAGAACAATGGGTGCACAAACAGCCATATCAACAACAGAAGCAGCCCTATGATGACGATCCTGGTCTCCAACTGGCCTCACCATCACTGAGAACAAAAATATCCCATGTGTTCAGGGCTTagttgggtttttgtttttgtttttatgtacgaGCAGTGTGAAATGCTTTGAGAGAGCGTGTTTAATTGATACTGTCTCAATAAAATTGACACACACTGTATCTGTCAGATGGTAATTAATATGACCGAGTTCAACATTGTTCTCTTGAGCTCAAGGTTGTTCTGAATGCAGTCTAAGCTCAGCGCAGctcttgttgccatttgcattgactTTGCAGGGTGCAAATGTTATAGACTAAGTGGAGGTCTGAGACTTTGCCCTTACCCATTGGTTCTGATGGGAGCAGGACCAGGCTGGGGGTGGAGCTTGCTCCTCATATTCCTTCGTAGGAGCACCGCAGTGCCACTCGTAGGCATGCTGACCTGACCAGTTATTCTCTGTGCAGAGGCAAGTACATGAAGCTACACTGGCACACTGTCCCATAAATTCCTTTTCATGTGCCAGGCGCGTGCTCACCTATGATCCTGGTGCTGTGGTGGGAGTGGACGTACTGCACCACATTGCTCAGAGGCGAGGCATGCATGTATGCAGGCTGGACTTCTAGTGAATGCTCCTGCAGATACTCCTCGATGACCTCCAGGTCAACCTCCGGACAGGATGAGGGCGTCGCTTCGCCCCAAGAGCCCCGACCGCCGCCGAGCCTGAGCTCAGTCACATGAGCCATCTGCCAAAGGGAAAGTGGGACCATGAAATTGAACGTGTCATTAAGCCTGGAAGTGGTTGTTTTCAATGTGCTGCCAGAAGCCATATTCGTTTTTGATCCGTGCTGTACTCTAGTATATAACGAGTGATTAGTTTAGTCAGCCAATCTTAGCTGAGTGTGCATCTTAAACGTTACAGACCATGAACGTTCTACACCATCCATGTGCAGGGGTGCgaagtaacaaagtaaaatatcatattttctgcactatacgGTGCTTCGGAGTACAAGGTGCACctttaatgaatggcctattttcaaaGTGTTTTCATATGTAGCGCGCACCACATAGAAACCACAACAAGGGCTGCGGTTATGTTATGaatccactagatgaagctacgctaaagggaatacaatacaatacagctttatttatatagagctttcacaaccactgcagctggaagaaagcactttacagaacattcaaAGTGCTACGTCCAGGAAATCAGATTATTGATCCTTATAcagtataaggcgcatcggattacaaGCTGAAAAAGCATGTTTTGCTCAATACCAATATGGCGGCTcacttgtgatgtcattttccccgATACAATTCCccaggatgaaaaaaatgatgaagatgatcTTGTGCCCATAACAATATCTAACCCAAATAGTCTACACTACTAAAAtagtattgtttttttcatgttttctttttaatattctCAAacccattcattaaaaaaaaacattctcttttttttttctctttcttgcaaacctcggcttttgagaaaatttaatgcttttaggtgtgccttatagtgcggaaaatatggtacttaatGTACTTGGGTACATTTTTCAGGTATCTGTACTTTACCTGCTCATTTTCATCTGTCTGATGGCATTTTGCCTCTACTCTTTACatattaaaaatatgatttttttcccccttcgtaCATGGTCAAAATGGGCTTGTTAATTTTTTCAAAAGCTGCGCATGACGATGCAAATCGAGAGGTAAAATTTGCAATGGTTGAAATTATGGCCCAATCGATGAATCATCCAGCAGATTAACTCGGCCAATCATGGCCATTCAAACATCACACAAACTGACCAAACAAACCTTTATGTACTCATGTCACTATTTACAGCAGTTGTATGAAAGTAACAAAGGTATCTTTATTTACTACACTAAAACCGATATCATAAACTTGTATCCTTAAAAACGTatctaaatgacatttttaaggtCATTCGATGGACTTGTCACTCAAAACAAAGTAAATCTAAATTTTTACTGGTACTGAGGTGAGCAAAAAAGTTGTGCAAGGAAGTGACCTTGATGTCGCTCTTTAACAAATAAGTTAAAGTGatgctttgtttaaaaaaaataaaatttaaaaaaaagcagaaaatacaaatatggtGCATCATAAATCAAACACAAATGTTAAATATGACACACATCCAACTATTGACAacgcaaaaacacacaagaatTAATGACATCCTGGTAAGGAAATTGGCACCAGCATtggcattagaaaaaaaatatcagtcagGCCCTAGTTGAAATCCAgattgattaatgattgacaTCCTGTGGGTATTATAAGTGAACCAGCAAGCTGCCGCTGCTGCCGATGCACTAGATTTAGAAAAGCAAGATATTCCTCGCTGATGATCTTATTACAGAGAAGAGTTTGGTGCAtacatatattttaatttattaaaataaatttaaaaaacatatatatatatatatatatattcgtcccccagtgtgggacgaataaaggatatcttatcttatatatttatatgtatatattatgaGCACTATTAAAGTTTATAAGGACATCACTTTTCGACTCAAGTACATTGCCAAGTGTATTTTCT
Protein-coding sequences here:
- the LOC127595646 gene encoding transcription factor PU.1, encoding METMAHVTELRLGGGRGSWGEATPSSCPEVDLEVIEEYLQEHSLEVQPAYMHASPLSNVVQYVHSHHSTRIIENNWSGQHAYEWHCGAPTKEYEEQAPPPAWSCSHQNQWDHVAYSDQAIVCIDSDSQSSCSQYHEYHDAPSPTSNGGGRPDKDPLLPAPFSGKRKERLFQFLFEMLQTPSMRSCIWWVQSSSGTFQFSSQNKECLAEMWGLRKGNRKTMTYQKMARALRNYARTGEIKKVKRKLTYRFDEKTLRGLQGDANKM